One region of Gorilla gorilla gorilla isolate KB3781 chromosome 13, NHGRI_mGorGor1-v2.1_pri, whole genome shotgun sequence genomic DNA includes:
- the LOC101139336 gene encoding interferon alpha-16 produces the protein MALSFSLLMAVLVLSYKSICSLACDLPQTHSLGNRRALILLAQMGRISPFSCLKDRHDFGFPQEEFDGNQFQKAQAISVFHEMIQQTVNLFSTKDSSAAWDETLLDKFYIELFQQLNDLEACVIQEIGVEETPLMNEDSILAVRKYFQRITLYLTDKKYSPCAWEVVRAEIMRSFSFSTNLQKGLRRKD, from the coding sequence ATGGCCCTGTCCTTTTCTTTACTGATGGCCGTGCTGGTGCTCAGCTACAAATCCATCTGTTCTCtggcctgtgatctgcctcagactCACAGCCTGGGTAATAGGAGGGCCTTGATACTCCTGGCACAAATGGGAAGaatctctcctttctcctgcctgaagGACAGACACGACTTTGGATTCCCCCAAGAGGAGTTTGATGGCAACCAGTTCCAGAAGGCTCAAGCCATCTCTGTCTTCCATGAGATGATCCAGCAGACCGTCAATCTCTTCAGCACAAAGGATTCATCTGCTGCTTGGGATGAGACCCTCCTAGACAAATTCTACATTGAACTTTTCCAGCAACTGAATGACCTAGAAGCCTGTGTGATACAGGAGATTGGAGTGGAAGAGACTCCCCTGATGAATGAGGACTCCATCCTGGCTgtgaggaaatacttccaaagaATCACTCTTTATCTAACAGACAAGAAATACAGcccttgtgcctgggaggttgtCAGAGCAGAAATCATGAGATCCTTCTCTTTTTCAACAAACTTGCAAAAAGGATTAAGGAGGAAGGATTGA